A single window of Streptomyces xanthii DNA harbors:
- a CDS encoding serine/threonine-protein kinase codes for MSDNGGAAYGPNDPTSFGLQPPQQPYAAAHQGTPYGAGDQNPYAQPTQATPYPHQPQAPQHPQSQPERHQQAPQAPRPTQVVPDQADPGAGRLVAGRYRLLSKLGHGGMGTVWRAKDETVDREVAVKEPRIPDHLPAQERANAFERMRREARAAARLDHPAVVNVHDVAVEDGQPWIVMEFVQGRSLGDALKEGTLGAREAARIGLEVLGALEAAHAAGILHRDVKPDNVMLGRHDRVILTDFGIAQIEGETNLTDTGGFVGSPEFIAPERVLGQRPGPASDLWSLGVVLYAATEGVSPFRRNNTPATLQSVLNATPAAPASAQGPLAEAINGLLQKDPARRPNAAQVRALLERAAEPPAPQPTQVVQIGSAQSGLRLGRKTLLGIGAGVVVAAVAAYLVLAKPFAGPLPDGWKKHDEAKPLDATVAVPADYIRIPDDDTVEITYKDPSGAITVMLARWDHVEDKTDIAGTADAEAFKDSDDIKDNSFSGAGGLMSSDTKPTSETDSNVTYKEKDAALNKITYGVSGTALDLDKDVPREAQAFYYKTSAGDMYRLWIDYPGKGDFTERGREVAKTAIANLDIHKL; via the coding sequence ATGAGTGACAACGGGGGAGCCGCATACGGCCCGAACGATCCCACCAGCTTCGGCCTCCAGCCGCCGCAGCAGCCGTACGCCGCCGCGCACCAGGGCACCCCGTACGGGGCGGGTGACCAGAACCCGTACGCCCAGCCCACGCAGGCCACCCCGTACCCGCACCAGCCGCAGGCCCCGCAGCACCCGCAGTCCCAGCCCGAGCGGCACCAGCAGGCGCCGCAGGCCCCGCGGCCCACGCAGGTCGTGCCGGACCAGGCCGACCCGGGCGCGGGCCGGCTCGTCGCGGGCCGCTACCGGCTGCTGAGCAAGCTCGGCCACGGCGGCATGGGCACCGTGTGGCGGGCCAAGGACGAGACGGTGGACCGCGAGGTCGCGGTGAAGGAGCCGCGCATCCCGGACCACCTGCCGGCCCAGGAGCGGGCCAACGCCTTCGAGCGCATGCGGCGCGAGGCGCGGGCCGCGGCGCGCCTCGACCACCCCGCGGTCGTGAACGTGCACGACGTCGCCGTCGAGGACGGCCAGCCGTGGATCGTCATGGAGTTCGTGCAGGGCCGCTCGCTCGGCGACGCCCTCAAGGAGGGCACGCTCGGCGCGCGCGAGGCCGCCCGGATCGGCCTGGAGGTGCTCGGCGCCCTGGAGGCCGCGCACGCCGCCGGCATCCTGCACCGCGACGTGAAGCCGGACAACGTGATGCTCGGCCGCCACGACCGCGTGATCCTCACCGACTTCGGCATCGCCCAGATCGAGGGCGAGACCAATCTGACGGACACCGGCGGCTTCGTCGGCTCGCCCGAGTTCATCGCGCCCGAGCGGGTGCTGGGCCAGCGCCCCGGCCCGGCCTCCGACCTGTGGTCGCTCGGCGTCGTCCTCTACGCGGCGACCGAGGGCGTCTCCCCGTTCCGCCGCAACAACACCCCGGCCACCCTGCAGTCCGTCCTGAACGCGACCCCGGCCGCGCCCGCCTCCGCGCAGGGCCCGCTGGCCGAGGCGATCAACGGCCTGCTCCAGAAGGACCCGGCCCGCCGGCCGAACGCGGCGCAGGTCCGCGCCCTCCTGGAGCGCGCCGCCGAACCGCCCGCGCCCCAGCCCACCCAGGTCGTCCAGATCGGCTCGGCGCAGAGCGGTCTGCGTCTGGGCCGCAAGACGCTGCTCGGGATCGGCGCGGGCGTCGTCGTGGCCGCGGTCGCCGCGTATCTGGTCCTCGCGAAGCCGTTCGCGGGCCCGCTGCCGGACGGCTGGAAGAAGCACGACGAGGCGAAGCCGCTGGACGCGACCGTCGCGGTGCCCGCCGACTACATCCGGATCCCGGACGACGACACGGTCGAGATCACCTACAAGGACCCCAGCGGCGCGATCACCGTCATGCTGGCGCGCTGGGACCACGTCGAGGACAAGACCGACATCGCGGGGACGGCCGACGCCGAGGCGTTCAAGGACTCCGACGACATCAAGGACAACTCGTTCAGCGGCGCCGGCGGGCTGATGTCGAGCGACACCAAGCCCACCAGCGAGACCGACTCCAACGTCACGTACAAGGAGAAGGACGCCGCGCTCAACAAGATCACCTACGGCGTCAGCGGCACCGCGCTCGACCTGGACAAGGACGTGCCGCGCGAGGCGCAGGCGTTCTACTACAAGACCTCGGCCGGGGACATGTACCGGCTGTGGATCGACTATCCCGGCAAGGGCGACTTCACCGAGCGCGGCCGGGAGGTCGCCAAGACCGCCATCGCCAACCTCGACATCCACAAGCTCTGA
- a CDS encoding protein kinase, with product MEEYAGRVLADRYRLPLRAFDDDGFGDAAVYAPHDATRAFDTYSGQEVLVRQVPLPEVVEAEVLDADGLPDGFRPGAPVRASAEPSVARAIEAAQAAAQIPDHPRLDQVFDVFAEGSSLWIVSEAVAARPLAALLDAGPLSPYRAAEVASDVLTALRALHAHGWVHRNVTARTVMICDDGRVLLTGLAAGAAEEALCGYDPRPETALDDEESEPEPEPSAVAPPSAEPDAGDYRAARAGAIAAYRAGARAAASGGRIDDPYGVREGWHGAAPRAGVAGVAGVPVQPARWNELIPRDGAADEELRPEPRASSPAEAENGSPVLGAVAAERARQVRMTVVGPVTERWAPEQAHPVQDSWQLAAPVGPATDLWALGALLFRAVQGHAPYPEESTPELVQMVCAEPPAFAEECGPLRPVVESLLRQDPTERLDIEELRGWLRSLVRSAPEPEAGTNVVPAPAFDAARLPVVRRRGELVRRRRRSKAGAAHPHARHKRAPREREREPQPPRRSPQPRRAPRPRQGGGERRPASLGRWLLVLILLGLVGAVAYAMVFMPEAGSSAGPPREQAGVVGGAPDKNGDTDPKADPSGPAKTPKGQKPKGKSPSKKETSDPSSTEPQSDVAAGFSLRKDPEGFQVAVAKGWQRQAKNGRGQILYTHGNFALLVVPGRDSTATYGTDPMKYQREDERELQPFRDSTWATSSGMKTIEVGGRTMAEGQFTWQESGGEVFVRNVVMVIGGKFHIVQVRGPEAERDEVSRLFEQASATYRYGG from the coding sequence GTGGAGGAGTACGCGGGGCGAGTGCTCGCCGACCGTTACCGCCTGCCCCTGCGCGCCTTCGACGACGACGGGTTCGGCGACGCCGCGGTGTACGCGCCGCACGACGCGACCCGCGCCTTCGACACGTACAGCGGGCAGGAGGTGCTCGTCCGGCAGGTGCCGCTGCCGGAGGTCGTCGAGGCGGAGGTGCTGGACGCGGACGGGCTGCCGGACGGGTTCCGGCCCGGTGCGCCGGTCCGGGCGTCCGCCGAGCCGTCCGTGGCCCGGGCCATCGAGGCGGCGCAGGCCGCCGCGCAGATCCCCGACCATCCGAGGCTCGACCAGGTCTTCGACGTGTTCGCCGAGGGCAGTTCGCTGTGGATCGTCAGCGAGGCCGTCGCCGCCCGGCCGCTCGCGGCGCTGCTCGACGCGGGGCCGCTGAGCCCGTACCGGGCCGCCGAGGTCGCCTCCGACGTGCTCACCGCGCTGCGGGCCCTGCACGCCCACGGCTGGGTCCACCGGAACGTGACGGCGCGGACCGTGATGATCTGCGACGACGGACGCGTCCTGCTCACCGGGCTGGCCGCGGGCGCCGCGGAAGAGGCCCTGTGCGGGTACGACCCGCGGCCCGAAACGGCCCTGGACGACGAGGAGTCGGAGCCGGAGCCCGAGCCGTCGGCCGTGGCGCCGCCGTCGGCCGAGCCCGACGCGGGGGACTACCGGGCCGCGCGGGCCGGGGCCATCGCCGCGTACCGGGCCGGTGCGCGCGCCGCCGCGTCCGGCGGGCGGATCGACGATCCGTACGGGGTGCGGGAAGGATGGCACGGGGCGGCTCCCCGGGCCGGTGTGGCCGGCGTGGCCGGTGTGCCGGTGCAGCCCGCCCGTTGGAACGAGCTGATACCCCGTGACGGAGCGGCGGACGAGGAGCTCCGCCCCGAGCCCCGCGCATCGAGCCCCGCGGAGGCCGAGAACGGGAGCCCCGTGCTGGGCGCCGTCGCCGCCGAGCGCGCCCGCCAGGTCCGGATGACCGTCGTCGGACCCGTCACCGAGCGCTGGGCCCCCGAACAGGCCCACCCCGTGCAGGACAGCTGGCAGTTGGCCGCCCCCGTAGGCCCCGCCACCGATCTGTGGGCCCTCGGCGCCCTCCTGTTCCGCGCCGTGCAGGGGCACGCCCCGTATCCGGAGGAGTCGACGCCCGAGCTGGTGCAGATGGTGTGCGCCGAGCCGCCCGCGTTCGCCGAGGAGTGCGGGCCGCTGCGGCCGGTCGTCGAGTCCCTGCTGCGTCAGGACCCCACCGAGCGGCTCGACATCGAGGAACTGCGCGGCTGGCTGCGGTCGTTGGTGCGCTCCGCGCCGGAGCCGGAGGCGGGGACGAACGTCGTGCCCGCGCCCGCCTTCGACGCCGCCCGGCTCCCCGTCGTGCGCCGCAGGGGCGAACTCGTCCGCAGGCGGCGCCGGTCCAAGGCCGGTGCCGCGCACCCGCACGCCCGGCACAAGCGCGCCCCGCGCGAGCGCGAGCGCGAACCTCAGCCGCCGCGCCGGTCCCCGCAGCCGCGCAGAGCCCCGCGGCCACGGCAGGGCGGCGGCGAGCGGCGGCCCGCCTCGCTGGGGCGCTGGCTGCTCGTGCTGATCCTGCTCGGCCTGGTCGGGGCCGTCGCGTACGCGATGGTGTTCATGCCGGAGGCGGGCTCCAGCGCGGGCCCGCCGCGCGAGCAGGCGGGGGTCGTCGGGGGCGCCCCCGACAAGAACGGGGACACCGACCCGAAGGCCGATCCGTCCGGGCCGGCCAAGACGCCCAAGGGGCAGAAGCCGAAGGGCAAGTCGCCGTCGAAGAAGGAGACGTCCGACCCGTCGAGCACCGAGCCGCAGTCGGACGTCGCGGCCGGATTCAGCCTGCGCAAGGACCCGGAAGGCTTCCAGGTCGCCGTGGCCAAGGGCTGGCAGCGCCAGGCGAAGAACGGGCGGGGCCAGATCCTGTACACGCACGGGAACTTCGCGCTGCTCGTCGTCCCGGGCCGCGACAGCACCGCCACGTACGGGACCGACCCGATGAAGTACCAGCGCGAGGACGAGCGGGAGCTGCAGCCGTTCCGCGACTCGACCTGGGCCACGTCCAGCGGCATGAAGACCATCGAGGTCGGCGGACGGACCATGGCCGAGGGGCAGTTCACCTGGCAGGAGTCCGGCGGCGAGGTCTTCGTACGCAACGTCGTGATGGTGATCGGCGGAAAGTTCCACATCGTGCAGGTCCGCGGCCCCGAGGCCGAGCGCGACGAGGTGTCCCGGCTGTTCGAGCAGGCCTCCGCCACCTACCGGTACGGGGGTTGA
- a CDS encoding serine/threonine-protein kinase — translation MDDAASKAEGRLLSGRYRLGEVLGRGGMGTVWRAKDETLGRTVAVKELRFPSAIDEEEKRRLITRTLREAKAIARIRNNGAVTVFDVVDEDDRPWIVMELIEGKSLAEAVREDGLLEPRRAAEVGLAILDVLRAAHREGILHRDVKPSNVLIAEDGRVVLTDFGIAQVEGDPSITSTGMLVGAPSYISPERARGHKPGPAADLWSLGGLLYASVEGIPPYDKGSAIATLTAVMTEPVDPPQNAGPLEPVIYGLLAKDPDQRLDDAGARALLNEVLHAPEPKPVPEPEPAEATKVVPLPPVPPPLKKRPAKSGSAAAAAAAAGVAAKGEEAAERLRGALKSVRNAAAASRAKEGAATTTVTGSPEQPATPPRTPAKASITDVVPRRTLVIAAVVAAVLVLGSILALSLKGGDDPGTKGGGTAASAGATGGDDAKGQDSGKGTGDKGKGADDHAQGSGDSTAEPTDEPGDDASGDGSGQGASPGSDTDGSNGSTAEQIYRHPQGFSIGLPKGWKYASTSAAGARFNGPKGQKLLVGWTSTPKDDPVSDWRNQENYMRRSQYDRIRIGAVEYRGWNTADWEFTYVDGGTKYRTIDRGFVVNGSQGYALMYTAKDADWDGALRKSTWRTFTQTFKPKS, via the coding sequence GTGGACGACGCGGCGTCGAAGGCCGAAGGGCGGCTGCTGTCCGGGCGGTACCGGCTCGGTGAGGTGCTGGGCCGGGGCGGCATGGGCACCGTGTGGCGGGCGAAGGACGAGACCCTCGGCCGTACCGTCGCCGTCAAGGAGCTGCGCTTCCCGTCGGCGATCGACGAGGAGGAGAAGCGCCGCCTGATCACCCGGACCCTGCGCGAGGCCAAGGCCATCGCCCGGATCCGCAACAACGGCGCGGTGACGGTCTTCGACGTCGTCGACGAGGACGACCGCCCCTGGATCGTCATGGAGCTCATCGAGGGCAAGTCCCTCGCCGAGGCCGTCCGCGAGGACGGACTGCTCGAACCCCGCCGCGCCGCGGAGGTCGGCCTCGCCATCCTCGACGTGCTGCGCGCCGCGCACCGCGAGGGCATCCTGCACCGCGACGTGAAGCCGTCCAACGTGCTGATCGCCGAGGACGGCCGCGTCGTCCTCACCGACTTCGGCATCGCCCAGGTGGAGGGCGACCCGTCCATCACCTCCACCGGCATGCTCGTCGGCGCCCCCTCCTACATCTCGCCCGAGCGCGCCCGCGGCCACAAGCCCGGCCCCGCCGCCGACCTGTGGTCCCTCGGCGGCCTGCTCTACGCGTCCGTCGAGGGCATCCCCCCGTACGACAAGGGGTCGGCGATCGCCACGCTGACCGCCGTGATGACCGAGCCCGTCGACCCGCCGCAGAACGCGGGACCGCTGGAGCCGGTCATCTACGGGCTGCTCGCCAAGGACCCGGACCAGCGGCTCGACGACGCCGGCGCCCGCGCGCTGCTCAACGAGGTGCTGCACGCCCCGGAGCCGAAGCCCGTCCCCGAGCCGGAGCCGGCCGAGGCCACCAAGGTCGTCCCGCTGCCGCCCGTCCCGCCGCCGCTGAAGAAGCGTCCCGCCAAGTCGGGTTCGGCCGCTGCCGCCGCCGCGGCGGCCGGGGTCGCCGCCAAGGGCGAGGAGGCCGCCGAGCGGCTGCGCGGCGCGCTGAAGTCGGTCCGCAACGCCGCGGCCGCGTCCCGCGCCAAGGAAGGCGCGGCCACCACGACCGTCACGGGCAGCCCGGAGCAGCCCGCGACGCCGCCGCGCACCCCCGCCAAGGCGTCGATCACCGACGTCGTGCCGCGCCGCACCCTGGTGATCGCCGCGGTCGTCGCGGCCGTCCTCGTGCTCGGCAGCATCCTGGCGCTGTCCCTCAAGGGCGGCGACGACCCCGGTACCAAGGGCGGCGGCACGGCCGCGTCCGCCGGTGCCACCGGCGGCGACGACGCCAAGGGACAGGACTCGGGCAAGGGCACGGGGGACAAGGGCAAGGGCGCCGACGACCACGCCCAGGGCTCCGGCGACAGCACCGCCGAGCCGACCGACGAGCCCGGCGACGACGCCTCCGGTGACGGTTCGGGTCAGGGTGCCTCGCCCGGCAGCGACACCGACGGCTCGAACGGCAGCACCGCCGAGCAGATCTACCGGCACCCGCAGGGCTTCTCCATCGGTCTGCCCAAGGGCTGGAAGTACGCGTCGACGAGCGCGGCCGGCGCCCGCTTCAACGGCCCGAAGGGGCAGAAGCTGCTCGTCGGCTGGACCAGCACGCCCAAGGACGACCCGGTCAGCGACTGGCGCAACCAGGAGAACTACATGCGCCGTTCCCAGTACGACCGGATAAGGATAGGGGCCGTCGAGTACCGCGGCTGGAACACGGCGGACTGGGAGTTCACCTACGTCGACGGCGGCACCAAGTACCGCACGATCGACCGCGGTTTCGTGGTGAACGGCTCGCAGGGCTACGCGCTGATGTACACCGCGAAGGACGCCGACTGGGACGGCGCGCTGCGCAAGTCCACGTGGCGGACGTTCACACAGACGTTCAAGCCCAAGTCCTGA
- a CDS encoding serine/threonine-protein kinase, whose protein sequence is MQGELLAGRYRLGESIGRGGMGRVWRAHDEVLHRVVAVKELTAATYVSEADRAVLLTRTQTEARAAARINHPAVVTVHDVLEHDDRPWIVMELVEGPSLADAVKEHGRIVPAEAARIGLWTLRALRAAHTAGVLHRDVKPGNVLLARDGRVKLTDFGIAQVEGDSTITRTGEIVGSVDYLAPERVSGAEPGPASDLWALGATLYTAVEGRSPFRRTSPLSTMQAVIEEEPEIPAHAGAIGPVISALLRKDPAARPDADTTEAMLAEAAEGRRPSAAQAYVPTQVHRTGQTRAHHEAPPPPPGGTAVLAEQPVPQPAPHPAPRPRRLPRVLAAVVAALLVGGGGAYGGMYYLEHRDDDSTSRQDAGGSTGGTGESPSKSAKPVSGAIPDNWERVHDVEGFSLMLPKGWTRQQNGTQIDYTPDGGQRFVRIAVDKNSQWPDSYQHQLDLEKGVSPKLPQYQRVTLQSNMYRDRQGSLWEFTWTAGDKDTTSGPRHAIEQTYRTADGTEYAIYLSVPEENWPEARTQFDAILRGWQPDA, encoded by the coding sequence ATGCAGGGCGAGCTCCTCGCCGGGCGCTACCGGCTCGGCGAATCGATCGGGCGCGGCGGCATGGGACGCGTGTGGCGCGCGCACGACGAGGTGCTGCACCGCGTCGTCGCCGTCAAGGAGCTGACCGCCGCCACGTACGTGTCCGAGGCCGACCGGGCCGTGCTGCTGACGCGGACCCAGACCGAGGCGCGGGCCGCGGCGCGGATCAACCATCCGGCCGTCGTCACCGTCCACGACGTCCTGGAGCACGACGACCGGCCGTGGATCGTCATGGAGCTGGTCGAGGGTCCCTCGCTCGCCGACGCCGTCAAGGAGCACGGCCGCATCGTCCCGGCCGAGGCCGCGCGGATCGGCCTGTGGACGCTGCGGGCCCTGCGCGCCGCGCACACCGCGGGTGTCCTGCACCGCGACGTGAAGCCGGGCAACGTGCTGCTCGCCCGCGACGGCCGGGTCAAGCTCACCGACTTCGGCATCGCCCAGGTCGAGGGCGACTCGACCATCACGCGGACCGGCGAGATCGTCGGCTCCGTCGACTATCTGGCGCCCGAGCGGGTCAGTGGCGCCGAGCCCGGTCCCGCCTCCGACCTGTGGGCGCTCGGCGCGACGCTCTACACGGCCGTCGAGGGCCGCTCCCCGTTCCGCCGCACCTCCCCGCTGAGCACGATGCAGGCCGTCATCGAGGAGGAGCCCGAGATCCCCGCGCACGCCGGGGCGATCGGGCCGGTGATCAGCGCGCTGCTGCGCAAGGACCCGGCCGCGCGCCCGGACGCCGACACGACGGAGGCGATGCTCGCGGAGGCCGCCGAGGGCCGCAGGCCGAGCGCGGCCCAGGCGTACGTGCCGACGCAGGTGCACCGCACGGGGCAGACCCGGGCGCACCACGAGGCCCCGCCCCCGCCGCCCGGCGGCACCGCCGTCCTGGCCGAGCAGCCCGTGCCGCAGCCCGCCCCGCACCCCGCGCCCCGGCCCCGCCGGCTGCCCAGGGTGCTGGCCGCCGTCGTCGCCGCGCTGCTCGTCGGGGGCGGCGGCGCGTACGGCGGCATGTACTACCTGGAGCACCGCGACGACGACTCCACGTCCCGGCAGGACGCGGGCGGGAGCACCGGCGGCACCGGCGAGAGCCCGTCGAAGTCGGCCAAGCCGGTGTCCGGCGCGATCCCCGACAACTGGGAACGGGTCCACGACGTGGAGGGATTCAGCCTGATGCTGCCGAAGGGCTGGACCCGCCAGCAGAACGGCACGCAGATCGACTACACGCCGGACGGCGGCCAGCGGTTCGTCCGCATCGCCGTCGACAAGAACTCCCAGTGGCCGGACTCCTACCAGCACCAGCTGGACCTGGAGAAGGGCGTGAGCCCCAAACTGCCGCAGTACCAGCGGGTGACGCTGCAGTCGAACATGTACCGGGACCGGCAGGGCTCCCTGTGGGAGTTCACGTGGACGGCGGGGGACAAGGACACGACGTCCGGCCCCCGGCACGCCATCGAGCAGACGTACCGGACCGCGGACGGCACCGAGTACGCCATCTACCTGTCGGTGCCCGAGGAGAACTGGCCGGAGGCGCGCACCCAGTTCGACGCGATCCTGCGGGGCTGGCAGCCGGACGCGTAG
- a CDS encoding serine/threonine-protein kinase, translating into MGTEGDNVRVVGGRYRLEARIGRGGMGVVWQADDTLLGRRVAVKELAVDETLSEAEAAQQRERMLREARAVAQLRHPHVIVVHDVVVHEGRPYIVMELVEGCSLADRIARDGPLDAPEAARVGLALLGALRVAHAAGVLHRDLKPANVLLEPATGRVVLTDFGIAQVEGATTLTETGGFVGSPEYTAPERMAGERAGAGADLWSLGALLCTALSGESPFRRDSLGGILHAVVYEEIRPPAQAAPLLPVIRGLLEREPAQRIGLDEAERLLRAYVDTGATPRAVGQGRAAYSPTRRDVPTVTGRQEGRRGPAPRLVLVAAALVAALAGAGIVTGVYLAGNREDPAPPGGPAGATTGAGSTASAGVSPSGAPTVTVTARPTRTQRPGTAAPAGYRVVTDEQGFRLAVPKGYTRSVDGPRVFYKSPGGTFRIGIKVTEPVPAGGPGGVQRRSAAAGPKNNPGYRDGTVTDTTHRGGAAALWEFSWDGFSVTEGARHTVDLCWQQAGRLYDVWVSGPVGRRAEARGHFDVAVDTFAPSVTD; encoded by the coding sequence ATGGGGACCGAGGGGGACAACGTCCGTGTCGTGGGCGGACGTTACCGGCTGGAGGCCAGGATCGGGCGCGGCGGCATGGGCGTCGTCTGGCAGGCCGACGACACGCTGCTCGGACGGCGGGTGGCCGTCAAGGAGCTCGCCGTCGACGAGACCCTCTCCGAGGCCGAGGCGGCGCAGCAGCGCGAGCGCATGCTGCGCGAGGCCCGCGCCGTCGCCCAGCTGAGACACCCGCACGTGATCGTCGTGCACGACGTCGTGGTGCACGAGGGACGCCCGTACATAGTGATGGAGCTGGTCGAGGGCTGTTCGCTCGCGGACCGGATCGCCCGGGACGGGCCGCTCGACGCCCCCGAGGCGGCCCGCGTCGGGCTCGCGCTGCTCGGCGCGCTGCGCGTCGCGCACGCCGCGGGCGTCCTGCACCGCGACCTCAAGCCCGCCAACGTCCTGCTCGAACCGGCGACCGGCCGCGTCGTCCTCACCGACTTCGGCATCGCCCAGGTCGAGGGCGCCACGACGCTCACCGAGACCGGCGGCTTCGTCGGCTCGCCCGAGTACACGGCGCCGGAGCGGATGGCGGGGGAGCGGGCCGGGGCCGGCGCCGACCTGTGGTCGCTCGGCGCGCTGCTGTGCACGGCGCTCAGCGGCGAGTCCCCGTTCCGCCGCGACTCCCTCGGCGGAATCCTGCACGCGGTCGTCTACGAGGAGATCCGCCCGCCCGCGCAGGCCGCTCCGCTGCTCCCGGTGATCCGGGGCCTGCTGGAGCGCGAGCCCGCGCAGCGGATCGGCCTCGACGAGGCGGAGCGGCTGCTGCGCGCGTACGTGGACACGGGCGCGACCCCGCGCGCGGTGGGGCAGGGCCGTGCCGCGTACTCGCCGACCCGGCGCGACGTGCCGACGGTGACCGGACGGCAGGAGGGGCGGCGCGGCCCGGCGCCGCGGCTCGTCCTGGTGGCGGCGGCGCTCGTCGCGGCGCTGGCCGGGGCCGGGATCGTGACCGGGGTGTACCTGGCGGGGAACCGGGAGGACCCGGCGCCGCCGGGCGGTCCCGCGGGCGCGACCACGGGTGCCGGCAGCACGGCCTCGGCCGGTGTCTCGCCGAGCGGGGCGCCGACGGTCACGGTCACCGCGCGGCCGACCCGCACGCAGCGTCCGGGGACCGCCGCCCCGGCCGGGTACCGGGTGGTGACGGACGAGCAGGGGTTCCGGCTCGCCGTGCCGAAGGGGTACACGCGCTCCGTCGACGGACCGCGGGTGTTCTACAAGTCGCCGGGCGGGACCTTCCGCATCGGCATCAAGGTGACCGAGCCGGTGCCGGCCGGCGGGCCCGGCGGCGTCCAGCGGCGCTCGGCCGCGGCGGGCCCGAAGAACAATCCGGGCTACCGCGACGGCACGGTCACCGACACCACGCACCGGGGCGGCGCCGCCGCGCTGTGGGAGTTCTCCTGGGACGGCTTCAGCGTGACCGAGGGCGCCCGGCACACCGTCGACCTGTGCTGGCAGCAGGCGGGGCGGCTGTACGACGTGTGGGTGTCGGGGCCGGTCGGACGGCGTGCGGAGGCGCGCGGGCACTTCGACGTCGCCGTCGACACCTTCGCGCCTTCTGTCACGGATTGA
- a CDS encoding serine/threonine-protein kinase, which translates to MAAQGERLIGGRYRLAERIGSGGMGTVWRAVDERVGRDVAVKEPRLPGDPERAYARLQREARAAARVEHPSAVAVHDVVVEDGLPWIVMELVRGESLHEVLQRGPLPPAEAARIGRDVLGALRAAHAKGIVHRDVKPANVLLGPHGRVVLTDFGIAHVQGEESLTMSGEFVGSLEFIAPERMSGDGAGPSSDLWALGVLLYTAVEGWSPFRRTTLESTLAAILSFAPPPPERAGVLGPLIDRLLAKEPADRPDAATVAAGLAAAADGRPLPQPFDAPVAQDPAALRELGDDVGTVRLKAPTRTPARPSPVKPAQETPATPAQATPATKRPRRRSPVALIVAALLGAVLVGGGVWLGTSLGTSGDDGAPFSEGSGGELHEASLMPEEPRNTTTPGKVKGWTAHEESSVRAVISVPDALTDVYHDPSEDGVQYTDPKSDVTLSLKRWAPASGGSTAYAWATSVGDSYEANGNTDISKTVTRTSFHGKDAAQLDITYRSAADSGLTREMRLYVVDDTGRYDLGVSMPKGVRTYEKQGTDTFKGARDRLELEKS; encoded by the coding sequence GTGGCCGCGCAGGGGGAACGGCTGATCGGAGGACGCTACCGGCTGGCCGAGCGCATCGGCTCCGGTGGCATGGGCACCGTGTGGCGCGCGGTCGACGAACGGGTCGGCCGTGACGTCGCCGTCAAGGAGCCGCGGCTGCCGGGCGATCCGGAGCGCGCCTACGCCCGGTTGCAGCGCGAGGCCCGCGCGGCGGCCCGCGTGGAGCACCCGTCGGCGGTCGCCGTGCACGACGTGGTCGTCGAGGACGGGCTGCCGTGGATCGTCATGGAGCTGGTGCGCGGCGAGTCCCTGCACGAGGTGCTCCAGCGCGGTCCGCTGCCGCCCGCCGAGGCGGCGCGGATCGGCCGGGACGTGCTGGGCGCCCTGCGTGCCGCGCACGCCAAGGGGATCGTGCACCGCGACGTGAAGCCGGCGAACGTGCTGCTCGGCCCGCACGGCCGGGTCGTGCTCACCGACTTCGGCATCGCGCACGTGCAGGGCGAGGAGTCGCTCACGATGAGCGGCGAGTTCGTCGGCTCGCTGGAGTTCATCGCGCCCGAGCGGATGTCCGGCGACGGCGCGGGCCCGTCCAGCGACCTGTGGGCGCTGGGTGTGCTGCTGTACACGGCGGTGGAGGGCTGGTCCCCGTTCCGCCGCACGACGCTGGAGTCGACGCTCGCCGCGATCCTCTCCTTCGCCCCGCCGCCGCCCGAACGGGCCGGTGTGCTGGGCCCGTTGATCGACCGCCTGCTCGCCAAGGAACCGGCGGACCGGCCCGACGCGGCGACGGTCGCGGCGGGGCTCGCGGCCGCCGCCGACGGACGACCGCTGCCTCAGCCGTTCGACGCGCCGGTGGCCCAGGACCCGGCGGCGCTGCGGGAGTTGGGCGACGACGTCGGCACCGTACGGCTGAAGGCGCCCACGCGGACCCCGGCGCGACCGTCCCCGGTGAAGCCGGCCCAGGAGACGCCCGCGACGCCCGCCCAGGCGACACCCGCGACGAAGCGTCCGCGCCGCCGCTCGCCGGTCGCGCTGATCGTCGCCGCGCTCCTGGGCGCCGTCCTGGTCGGCGGCGGGGTCTGGCTCGGCACCTCGCTCGGCACCTCGGGCGACGACGGCGCGCCCTTCTCCGAGGGGTCCGGCGGGGAGCTGCACGAGGCGTCCCTCATGCCGGAGGAGCCGCGGAACACGACCACGCCGGGCAAGGTGAAGGGCTGGACGGCGCACGAGGAGAGCAGTGTGCGCGCGGTGATCTCCGTGCCGGACGCGCTCACCGACGTCTACCACGACCCGTCCGAGGACGGCGTCCAGTACACCGACCCCAAGAGCGACGTGACGCTGAGCCTGAAGCGCTGGGCGCCGGCCTCCGGGGGCTCGACGGCGTACGCCTGGGCCACCAGCGTCGGCGACTCGTACGAGGCGAACGGCAACACCGACATCAGCAAGACGGTCACCCGGACCAGCTTCCACGGCAAGGACGCGGCCCAGCTCGACATCACGTACCGCAGCGCCGCCGACAGCGGCCTCACGCGCGAGATGCGGCTCTACGTCGTCGACGACACGGGCCGCTACGACCTCGGGGTGAGCATGCCGAAGGGCGTGAGGACGTACGAGAAACAGGGCACCGACACCTTCAAGGGGGCCCGGGACAGGCTCGAACTCGAAAAGAGTTGA